A part of Balneola sp. genomic DNA contains:
- a CDS encoding urocanate hydratase: MSTSDFINEFVQHPNYKTPIGTKLHAKNWQTEAPLRMLLNNLNAEVAEDPESLIVYGGNGQAARDRKSLEKIVECLLDLDEHHSLLVQSGKPVGVVRTHPEAPRVLIANSNLVPEWATWDHFNELKERGLMMYGQMTAGSWIYIGTQGILQGTYETFVACGQKHFHGNLRGRLLVTGGLGGMGGAQPLAATMAGATFLGVDVDPSRIEKRLKTRYIDRMTDSYFEAIRWIMEAKIKKENLSVGLVGDIGDVLERLIENGITPDILTDQTSAHDPINGYIPNGYSLEDAKRLRDTDPKIYEQKSIASMARHVRHMLTLKERGAITFDYGNNLRAYAQKGGVENAFDFPGFVPAYIRPLFCEGKGPFRWAALSGDPEDIYVTDQALMEAFPEHTHLINWLTQAKEKIAFQGLPCRICWLGMGEREKAGLIFNDLVRAGKVKAPIVIGRDHLDCGSVASPNRETEAMKDGSDAVSDWPLLNLMSNATGGATWISFHHGGGVGMGFSQHAGMVVLADGTDRAEACLKRVLFNDPAMGVFRHHDAGYDLATEVGEKHNLLL, from the coding sequence ATGAGCACTTCCGACTTTATTAATGAGTTTGTACAGCATCCAAACTATAAAACACCGATAGGTACAAAGCTACATGCAAAGAACTGGCAAACAGAAGCTCCGCTTCGAATGCTGCTTAACAATTTAAATGCTGAAGTAGCCGAAGACCCGGAAAGCCTGATTGTTTATGGAGGTAATGGGCAGGCAGCAAGGGATCGCAAATCACTAGAAAAAATCGTGGAATGCCTGTTAGATTTAGATGAACATCACAGCTTGCTTGTTCAATCAGGAAAACCGGTAGGAGTTGTAAGAACCCATCCTGAAGCCCCAAGGGTATTAATAGCTAACAGTAATTTGGTGCCGGAGTGGGCCACCTGGGACCATTTCAATGAATTAAAGGAACGTGGGTTAATGATGTATGGGCAGATGACCGCTGGCTCCTGGATTTATATAGGAACCCAGGGCATTCTTCAGGGCACGTACGAGACCTTTGTGGCTTGTGGGCAAAAGCACTTTCATGGAAATTTGAGAGGCAGGCTTTTAGTGACAGGTGGTTTAGGTGGTATGGGAGGAGCTCAGCCGCTTGCAGCTACAATGGCCGGTGCTACTTTTCTAGGTGTAGATGTTGACCCTTCTCGAATTGAAAAGAGACTAAAAACCAGGTACATCGATAGGATGACCGATTCCTATTTTGAAGCCATTCGATGGATCATGGAAGCTAAAATCAAAAAAGAGAATCTGTCAGTTGGCTTGGTTGGAGATATCGGAGATGTGCTGGAGCGATTGATTGAAAATGGGATTACTCCTGATATATTAACAGACCAAACCTCCGCGCATGACCCCATTAATGGCTATATCCCAAACGGGTACTCTCTTGAAGATGCGAAACGATTGAGGGATACTGATCCAAAGATCTATGAGCAGAAATCAATAGCAAGTATGGCCCGTCATGTAAGACATATGCTTACGCTAAAGGAAAGGGGAGCGATAACCTTTGACTATGGGAACAACCTTAGAGCATATGCCCAAAAAGGGGGAGTTGAAAATGCTTTCGACTTTCCCGGTTTTGTTCCCGCTTATATCCGTCCTCTTTTCTGTGAAGGGAAAGGTCCTTTTAGATGGGCAGCACTATCGGGTGATCCGGAAGATATTTATGTAACTGATCAGGCTTTGATGGAAGCTTTCCCTGAACACACACACCTCATTAACTGGTTAACACAGGCTAAAGAGAAGATTGCCTTCCAGGGTTTGCCCTGTCGTATTTGCTGGTTGGGAATGGGTGAAAGGGAAAAAGCGGGATTAATATTTAATGATCTGGTTCGAGCAGGCAAGGTAAAAGCTCCGATTGTAATCGGAAGAGATCACCTGGATTGTGGTTCGGTTGCATCGCCAAACCGGGAAACAGAAGCTATGAAAGATGGAAGTGATGCAGTAAGCGACTGGCCATTGTTAAACTTAATGAGTAATGCCACTGGCGGTGCTACCTGGATCAGCTTTCACCATGGTGGAGGTGTAGGAATGGGTTTTAGTCAGCATGCCGGAATGGTCGTTCTGGCAGATGGTACTGATAGGGCAGAAGCCTGTTTAAAAAGGGTATTATTTAACGATCCAGCTATGGGGGTTTTTCGGCATCATGATGCAGGATACGATTTAGCAACCGAAGTAGGTGAGAAACATAATCTTTTGCTCTAA
- the hutI gene encoding imidazolonepropionase, with product MKLYGPFCEIVTMDGLSLHGPLQDHELPVIRNAGIVVQDGKVLDIGGYHQLFKKYAAAERVLTETKHQVVVPAFIDCHTHICWAGNRANDYAMRVSGKSYLEIAKAGGGIMDTVLATRSATQEELVTLILKRTESLLAQGVAIVEVKSGYGLDLDNELKMLRAIKETNNHTSAKLIPTFLGAHIRPKDFEGTHKKYLAYLVNEVAPRVLEEGLAKRADIFVEEGAFDIELSEWYIKEMQKLGFEMTVHADQFSSGGASLAVETGCISADHLESIDEHSITKFRNSKTVAIALPGASLGLGMAFTPCRQLLDNDACVAIATDWNPGSAPMGHLLAQASIIGANEKMSIAETLAAITYRSAYALRVNAGTIRIGDNARFTVYEGDDFRNIFYSQGQLHPTHTIIGDECIQH from the coding sequence ATAAAATTATATGGCCCTTTTTGTGAAATTGTAACCATGGACGGACTTTCCCTTCATGGACCTTTACAGGATCATGAACTTCCAGTGATAAGAAATGCCGGGATAGTAGTCCAGGATGGTAAGGTACTAGATATCGGTGGGTATCATCAGCTATTTAAAAAATATGCTGCTGCGGAACGAGTACTTACCGAAACTAAACATCAGGTAGTAGTGCCAGCTTTTATTGACTGTCATACCCATATCTGTTGGGCTGGAAATAGAGCCAATGATTATGCCATGAGAGTTTCAGGGAAAAGTTATCTGGAAATAGCTAAAGCAGGGGGTGGAATTATGGATACAGTGTTGGCTACCCGAAGTGCTACTCAAGAAGAATTGGTAACGCTTATTCTTAAAAGAACAGAATCCCTATTGGCTCAGGGGGTAGCGATTGTAGAAGTTAAATCTGGATATGGCTTGGATCTTGATAATGAGCTCAAAATGCTCAGAGCAATAAAAGAAACGAATAATCATACTTCGGCTAAATTAATCCCAACCTTTTTGGGAGCTCATATCAGGCCAAAGGATTTTGAGGGCACACATAAAAAGTACCTGGCTTATTTAGTAAATGAAGTTGCACCAAGAGTATTAGAAGAAGGACTTGCGAAGCGAGCGGATATTTTCGTTGAAGAAGGTGCTTTTGATATCGAACTATCTGAATGGTACATCAAAGAAATGCAAAAACTCGGTTTTGAGATGACGGTTCATGCAGATCAATTCAGCTCCGGAGGAGCAAGTCTGGCTGTAGAGACAGGTTGCATTTCAGCAGATCATCTTGAAAGTATCGATGAACATTCCATCACTAAATTTAGGAATTCCAAAACCGTAGCAATAGCACTACCCGGTGCTTCTTTAGGATTGGGGATGGCTTTTACACCATGTCGTCAATTGTTAGATAATGACGCATGTGTAGCCATTGCTACCGATTGGAATCCAGGTTCCGCTCCAATGGGTCATTTACTTGCCCAGGCTTCCATTATTGGCGCCAACGAGAAGATGAGCATCGCAGAGACACTGGCTGCTATAACCTATCGATCGGCATATGCTTTGAGAGTTAATGCTGGAACTATAAGGATAGGCGATAATGCAAGGTTTACAGTTTATGAGGGCGATGACTTTCGAAATATTTTTTATAGCCAGGGTCAGTTACATCCAACCCATACTATTATAGGTGATGAGTGCATCCAACATTGA
- the hutG gene encoding formimidoylglutamase produces MSASNIDLNYYQAPQKDVWIGRTDSDTDSDQFRYHQVAKPVHLDRISESKEVALLGFTSDQGVVRNKGRIGASKGPDSFRSAIGSLCWHGEQSGFIDVGNILPKSGNLEVAQAELGKGVAHLLRNSKKSFVIGGGHETAFGHYLGIADYLSSSKPDAKLGILNIDAHFDLRPYDGTPHSGSPFLQAHEHAQKENMDLRYFVYGLNRHNNTASLFKTVESLGVQWIENQEVMSEEEASLEKVAAFIEERDYIYLTVCLDVFNAAIAPGVSAPAWNGIFAEHAIKVIELVKNSGKLLSMDVCELNPEFDQDNRTAKLAGTLFAEFLD; encoded by the coding sequence ATGAGTGCATCCAACATTGATTTAAATTACTACCAGGCCCCTCAAAAAGATGTGTGGATAGGGCGGACAGATTCGGATACCGATTCTGATCAATTTCGATACCATCAGGTCGCCAAACCTGTTCATCTCGATAGAATTTCAGAAAGCAAAGAAGTAGCGCTGTTAGGATTTACATCAGATCAAGGCGTAGTGCGAAACAAAGGGAGAATAGGAGCTTCGAAAGGACCTGATTCATTTAGGTCGGCAATTGGTTCTTTATGTTGGCACGGAGAGCAATCCGGATTTATAGATGTAGGAAATATCCTTCCAAAATCTGGAAATTTAGAAGTAGCTCAGGCAGAACTGGGAAAGGGAGTAGCCCATCTTCTAAGAAATTCGAAAAAGAGTTTTGTGATAGGTGGTGGACATGAAACAGCCTTTGGTCATTATCTTGGGATAGCAGATTATCTATCATCCTCAAAACCAGATGCTAAGCTGGGCATTCTAAATATAGATGCCCATTTTGATCTAAGACCTTACGACGGAACTCCTCATTCAGGATCACCCTTTCTCCAGGCTCATGAACACGCTCAAAAAGAGAACATGGATTTAAGGTATTTTGTGTATGGGCTTAATCGGCACAATAATACTGCGTCACTTTTTAAGACAGTCGAGAGTTTAGGCGTTCAATGGATAGAGAACCAAGAAGTCATGTCTGAAGAGGAAGCGTCTTTAGAAAAAGTAGCAGCTTTTATCGAGGAGAGAGACTACATCTACCTAACGGTTTGCCTAGATGTATTTAATGCCGCTATTGCTCCCGGAGTAAGTGCTCCAGCCTGGAATGGGATTTTTGCAGAGCATGCTATCAAGGTTATCGAGCTAGTAAAGAACTCCGGGAAGCTCTTGTCTATGGATGTATGTGAGTTGAACCCTGAGTTTGACCAGGATAATCGAACAGCGAAACTGGCAGGAACGCTCTTTGCAGAGTTTTTGGATTGA
- a CDS encoding EamA family transporter: protein MKNILLFVTPCLIWGSTWYVITFQVGEVDPLFSVSYRFALAGVLMLVICSIMKLNLKFTRKEHAFILLQGLLIFGFNYWLMYMSELYLTSGVVGLIFSLLVFFNMINSRIFLKTPFEKKVIFGGVLGIIGTAFIFQEDLSHFTFSDTKIMGLLMAIGGTIIASFGNITSARNQAAGIPVIQSNAFGMFYGAVAMFLVAIFSGKTPTFEMTLDYTLSLIYLTIFGSIIAFGSYLTLIGKIGASKAAYVSLVIPIIALTISTFLEGYTWTVISFSGAALIIIGNVIALRLSRKRKVEVAE, encoded by the coding sequence TTGAAAAATATCCTCCTTTTTGTCACTCCCTGTTTGATCTGGGGTTCTACCTGGTACGTAATCACTTTCCAGGTTGGTGAAGTAGATCCTTTATTCTCAGTATCCTATCGTTTTGCACTTGCGGGAGTATTAATGCTGGTGATTTGTTCCATCATGAAGCTTAATCTAAAATTCACCAGAAAGGAACATGCTTTCATTCTGCTCCAGGGCCTTCTGATATTCGGTTTCAATTACTGGTTGATGTATATGTCGGAATTGTATCTAACCAGTGGGGTAGTTGGCTTGATTTTCTCCCTGCTCGTTTTCTTCAACATGATCAACAGTAGGATTTTCCTTAAAACTCCTTTTGAGAAGAAAGTGATCTTCGGGGGAGTGTTGGGAATTATAGGAACGGCCTTCATTTTCCAGGAGGATTTATCTCATTTCACCTTTTCGGATACCAAGATTATGGGACTCCTCATGGCCATTGGTGGAACTATCATCGCTTCTTTTGGAAATATCACATCGGCACGTAACCAGGCCGCCGGTATTCCGGTTATTCAATCCAATGCCTTTGGTATGTTTTATGGAGCCGTTGCGATGTTCCTGGTGGCTATTTTTTCTGGGAAAACCCCCACCTTTGAAATGACCCTCGATTATACCCTGTCATTGATATATCTCACAATTTTTGGTTCAATCATCGCCTTTGGCTCTTACCTTACATTGATTGGAAAAATCGGTGCCAGTAAGGCTGCTTATGTTTCCCTGGTTATTCCCATCATAGCACTGACCATTTCCACTTTCCTGGAAGGCTATACCTGGACAGTCATCAGCTTTTCAGGTGCAGCGTTGATTATCATTGGTAATGTGATTGCCCTGAGGCTTTCAAGGAAGCGGAAAGTTGAGGTAGCGGAGTAG
- a CDS encoding ROK family protein — translation MQILGIDVGGSGIKGAIVDTEKGELITERFRLVTPQPATPDAMIETMIAIIRHFDWHGPIGCGFPAAVVNEIIRTAANIDNSWIGVNASKRIEKETGCPVHLVNDVDAAAYAEMNFGAGVGEHGTVVMAAFGTGIGTAIFRNDQLIPNTEFGHVYLKNGKKAEHYSANSVREKNEMSWKKWGKRVNKYLQYMEALFWPDLFIIGGGVSKDFDSFKEYIDVEARVVPAASRNHAGIIGAALSAKDFAIS, via the coding sequence ATGCAAATTTTAGGAATAGATGTTGGAGGCTCAGGGATAAAAGGAGCCATTGTCGATACAGAAAAAGGGGAGTTAATTACGGAGCGTTTTCGGCTCGTAACCCCACAACCCGCCACGCCGGATGCAATGATTGAAACGATGATTGCAATCATTCGGCATTTTGATTGGCATGGTCCAATCGGTTGTGGGTTCCCCGCAGCGGTTGTAAATGAAATCATAAGAACTGCTGCGAATATAGATAACTCCTGGATTGGAGTGAATGCGTCTAAGCGAATTGAAAAAGAAACTGGATGCCCGGTACATTTAGTTAATGATGTGGATGCCGCCGCTTATGCCGAAATGAACTTTGGCGCCGGAGTTGGGGAACATGGTACTGTGGTAATGGCTGCTTTCGGAACAGGAATCGGAACAGCAATCTTTCGAAATGACCAATTGATTCCAAATACAGAATTTGGCCATGTTTATCTAAAAAACGGAAAGAAGGCCGAGCATTATTCAGCCAATTCCGTTCGCGAAAAGAATGAGATGAGCTGGAAAAAATGGGGCAAGCGAGTAAATAAATACCTCCAATATATGGAAGCGTTGTTCTGGCCAGACTTGTTCATAATTGGTGGAGGTGTAAGCAAAGATTTCGATTCTTTTAAAGAATACATTGATGTTGAAGCTCGTGTTGTTCCTGCCGCAAGTCGTAATCACGCAGGTATTATCGGTGCGGCACTTTCAGCAAAAGATTTTGCAATCTCCTGA